The Piliocolobus tephrosceles isolate RC106 chromosome 3, ASM277652v3, whole genome shotgun sequence genome has a window encoding:
- the AREG gene encoding amphiregulin yields MRAPLLPPAPVVLSLLILGSGHYAAGMDLNDTYSGKREPFSGDHSADGFEVTSRSEMSSGSEISPVSEMPSSSELSSGVDYDYSEEYDNEPQIPGYIVDDSVRVEQVVKPPQNKTESENTSDKPKRKKKGGKNGKNRRNRKKKNPCNAEFRNFCIHGECKYVENLEAVTCKCQQEYFGERCGEKSMKTHSMIDSSLPKIALAAIAAFMSAVILTAIAVITVHLRKRYVTKYEGEAEERKKLRQENGNVHAIA; encoded by the exons ATGAGAGCCCCGCTGCTGCCGCCGGCGCCGGTGGTGCTGTCGCTCTTGATACTCGGCTCAG GCCATTATGCTGCTGGAATGGACCTCAATGACACCTACTCTGGGAAGCGTGAACCATTTTCTGGGGACCACAGTGCTGATGGATTTGAGGTTACCTCAAGAAGTGAGATGTCTTCAGGAAGTGAAATTTCACCTGTGAGTGAAATGCCTTCTAGTAGTGAACTGTCCTCTGGAGTCGACTATGACTATTCAGAAGAGTATGATAACGAACCACAAATACCTGGCTATATTGTAGATGATTCAGTCAGAG TTGAACAGGTAGTTAAGCCCCCccaaaacaagacagaaagtgaAAATACTTCAGAtaaacccaaaagaaagaaaaagggaggcaaaaatggaaaaaatagaagaaacagaaagaagaaaaatccatgTAATGCAGAATTTCGAAATTTCTGCATTCACGGAGAATGCAAATATGTAGAGAACCTGGAAGCAGTGACATGCAA ATGTCAGCAAGAATATTTCGGTGAACGGTGTGGGGAAAAGTCCATGAAAACTCACAGCATGATTGACAGTAGTTTACCAAAAATTGCATTAGCAGCCATCGCTGCCTTTATGTCTGCTGTGATCCTCACAGCTATTGCTGTTATTACAGTCCA TCTTAGAAAACGATACGTCACGAAATATGAAGGAGAAGCTGAGGAACGAAAGAAACTTCGACAAGAGAATGGAAATGTACATGCTATAGCATAA